The window GTCCGATTCATTTGCTGTTCGCCCTCCGTTTTTGATCGTGCCGTCTCCTCGCACAGTGCTACCAACTCGTGTTCGGATCGGGGCTGTTTTCGTAGTCGTTTCGCTGTGCCCAATCGAGGAGTCGGGCGACGGGGGGTGGTAACTCCGCGAGCGTGAGGACGGCTTTCCGGTCGTCGTAGCGAGCGAGACCTGCATCCTCGAGTGCAGGAATATCCGCCTCTCGAAGTTCCGTTGCTAACTGCTCACGGTCTACAGACGAGGCCATCCGATACTCGCGTGCATGAATCCAGCCGGTGAGAACGTCCGCCAGTTCGTCCATCGTGATTCGCTCGCGCTCCTTGAGGACGTACAGTACGTACCGCCGCCGCTGATTCGCCAACGCTCGGTAAATCGGGTCGTCTATCGATTCGTCCAGGAGGATATCGTACAGGTCATCCGGCTCGTCTTCCCCCACGGTGTGGCCCTCCCCATTCGGAACGTACATCATGATTATCCCTAAACTTTCTGACCACCATTGGATAGCTCTTCGTTCTACCGCTTCACTTGAAAAATTGTAGCGGTGGTCCTCGAACTACGGTCGTCGGATGAGGAGGGTCGCACCAGCGAGACCGCTCAGAAGGACCCATAGTTCCGGAAGGGATGGGATATCCATGTCCGGGAGGAATGGCAGCAGTGGCTGGTTACCGTTGATCGGCGTTCCTCCGATGTCACACGAAGTAACCATTCCGGATGTTCCACCGGGGAATTCACACTCCGGAGGCCCGGATTTCACGACGACGCGGGAAATCTCCTGATCCGATTCCCAACTCGCCATAATTGGTTCACTCGGCTCACCCGGTTTCGTTACGACATTAGTGATGGTGACGCCCATCGGGTCGCCACCCTCCGGCACGAACTGCGATCCATCCCACTCGAACTTCACGAGCAGTTCCTCTTCGCCCGTATCCGGATTGATGACGTAGAACTGGATGTTACTGATTGCACGAATCGGTTCGGTGGTCGTGGTAGTCGTCGTTGTCGTGGTAGTCGTTGTTGTGGTCGTTGTGGTTGGCGTTGTCGTTGGTGTTGTGGTCGTCGTGGTTGGCGTCGTCGTTGGCGTTGTGGTTGGCGTTGTCGTTGGTGTTGTGGTCGTCGTGGTTGGCGTCGTCGTTGGCGTTGTGGTTGGCGTTGTCGTTGGTGTTGTGGTCGTCGTGGTTGGCGTCGTCGTTGGCGTTGTGGTTGGCGTCGTCGTTGGCGTCTTCGTCTTCGGTGGACACTTCTTCTTGATCTTCTTCTTCGGCGCAGAACATGCAACCGCGCCTTTCTGCTTGTCCGAATTTCCTTGCTTTACTTTCTGTTGTTGGTCGGCTGAAGCGTTTGCCTTCTGCCAACTGCTTTGGTCTGGCTTGTGATTCGTTACTTTCGGCTGTTCGTGATCGCTGTCTGCGAGAACCGTTCCAAGTGATCCCATATGGACCGCCCCGAACACCGCGATTGCGATGAGAGCGATCCCTAATTTTTTGTTGGTCATCGATGAACATCGGACGGTAAATTCGTCCACGGCCGGATACCTCCGCAAATACCTTTAATCAAGGAAATCGTTCACGAATTATTTCGCTCAGTAGGATCCCCGTGAGTTTCGTTAGATCCATCCATATCTCGCACAAAAACATTTTAACCGTCTACAGGGATTCCCTGCTGCAAACCCGACTGAATCGTTTTTATCTACTCTGCCCTCTACCCTCGTCCTCTGACTTCGATAGCGAAGCAAGAGGCACACTCGATCTCCGGTACTACAGTCGAGTGTCCAAATATCGGCTTACCACGAAGAGCACGCCGCTTGCAACGAACGAAAACAGCGAGACAGTCGCAACGCTGAGACCCGTGCCGGAGGGATCGAACGGCCCTTTTTGTCCGGTCGTCGAGTATTGTTGAATCGTTTCGACGCCCGAAAAGCCGAATAGGAAGAAACCGAGCGTTATGCCGAGGAGTAGTACGCCGCCCACGAAACCGTAGAACGATGCCATCTCTTCGACGCTGAGGAGGTTTCGCATTCGGCGTTCGCTGAGTGCCGATCCGCCGCGGAGTATCGAACCGGCGACGGCGACGTGTGCCACCGCCGTCCCCAGTTCGAGAATGAGGACGAGTGCTCCCGGCATCAACACCGTTGGCGAAGACGTCAGTGGGTCGCCGCCCGGGTACAGGGCAGCGACGTCCGACGGATACACCAGTGTGATGGGTGCGACGAGCGCCAGCGCAAGCAGGAGGACGCTCTGCCACGCCAATTTCGTCGGAATCGATTGGTCGAAAATGCTGTGCCGACGGACGCGCAGTCGCTCGTACTTCGAGCCGTTGATAATCACGTCCGCGATGTCGTCGTCGATGTAGTCTGTCTGTCCCGTCACGGTATGCACCTTGCTGTGCAGGTGTTTTCGCATCGGTATTCGCTTCGAGGATATACCGTTATCGGAACGTCAATCAGCCATTATTCGGACCGTTCGACGAGTGGTGGAATGAGTTGCCACCGAGAGTGTCCTTCAAAATCGCGACTCGCTTCGGCGGATTCGTGCCGCAAAGCGTCGTATCGTCTCACCGAGCTCATTCACAGACAGGGAACAATGCGGTGTCGTCTGTACGCTCGTTGCATGCGTATTCGATCCCGAAATTTCACTGAGGAACACGAATCACTATAGCCACCGGAGAGAACGATGGTGACGGATGACTCATTACGACACCATCGTCGTCGGCGTCGGGGGAATGGGCAGTGCAACGGCGTCCCATCTGGCGAACCGGGGACAGGACGTACTCGGACTCGAACGCTACGACGTGCCACACGCACAGGGGTCGTCACACGGTGTGACCCGGATCATCCGGAAAGCGTACTACGAACATCCGGACTACGTTCCGCTCCTCGAACGCGCCTACGACCTGTGGCGAGAACTGGACGACGGGCACCCGACACAGCTCCTGCACACGACGGGCTGTATCGTCGCGGGCCCCGAGGGAAGCGAGAAAGTCGCCGGTGCACGCGAATCCTGCGAGAAACACGACATTGACTACGAACTGCTCTCGGCCGCGGAAATCAACGACCGCTATTCCGGCTACGACCTCCCGGAGGATTTCGTCGCCGTCGTGGAACCGGAGGGTGGGTTTCTTCACGTCGAACAGTGCGTTGTCGCCCACGTCCAGTCGGCTCTCGGAAACAACGCGGAGATTCGCGCCAGGGAAGCGGTTCTCGATTGGGAACCCACGCCGGATGACGGTGTCCGCGTCGAGACGGACAAAGCGAGTTACACAACGGACACGATGGTCGTCACGGCGGGTGCATGGGCCGCGAACCTGCTTCCGACGTTGGAACCGCGGGCGGTTCCGGAGCGACAGGTACTCGGCTGGTTCCAACCGGAATCGCCCGAACGCTACCAGTCTCACAGCTTTCCCGTTTTCACCGTGGAGTGCGAGGAGGGCTACTTCTATGGGTTCCCGGAGTACGGCGTTCCAGGGTACAAGGTCGGCAAATACAACCACTTCCGCGAACAGGTGAACCCGGACGAGATGGCAGAGCCGGATCAGGCCGACGAACGCGTCCTCCGCGACTTCACCGAGCGCTATTTCCCCGACGCCGCGGGGACGACGATGCGCTTGGAAACGTGTCTCTTTACCAATTCTCCGGACGGACATTTCATCATCGATACGCTTCCCGACCACCCGCAGGTCGTCGTCGGTGCGGGCTTTTCCGGCCACGGGTTCAAACTCTCGAGCGTCGTCGGCGAGATTCTGGCGGAGTTGGCCATCGAAGGCGAGAGCCGACACGACATCGACCTGTTCTCGGTGAATCGGTTTTGAGGAATGAGCCGACTCACTCGAATCGAGTCACACTGAACTGTTCGATATCGACCGATTCGCCGCTGATTCCGTCGGCGACCAGCTTTCCGCTGTACGGTCCGAGTTGTAGACCCGTCGCTCCGTGGCCGGTCGCCAAATGAACTCCCTCGACGGTCGGAATCGGCCCCAACACCGGCAGTTGGTCGGCCGAGCGTGGCCGAAGGCCGACTCGAATTTCGTCTACCGCTGCGTCCCGGAGACCCGGTGCGACACGAAGTACCTCGTCGAGGACCTCGTGGACGCCCTCTACCGTCGTTCGTGGTTGGAACCCGGAATCGGTTTCGCGGGTTGCTCCGACCCCGACTCGGTTGTCCGGCCATGGTACCATGTAGTGACCGCGAAACGCACCGAGGATGGGCCACGACGCCGTATCGGCATCGTGGCAGTCGAGGTGAATGATTTGGCCGCGTTGTGGTTCGACCGGAATCGAGACGCCGAGCGATGTTTCGAACGCTTGCGACCACGCCCCTCCGGCGACGACCACGGTTTCGGCGTCGTAGCTGTCGCCGTCAGCGGTGTTGACCCCCGTGACGACCCCGTTCTCGTGGACGATATCCGTCACGTCCTGCTCGACGGTTGTGAGGCCGTGATGTTTTCCGGCACGAAGCAAGGCGGCCGTAAACATCTGAGCGTCTACCCGTGCCGCGTCGCTGTATGCACGGCATCGCTGTGTGGGGGCCAGTGCCGGGAATTTCGAACGCGCTTCGTCCGACGTGAGTTCAGTCGTCGTCCCCGGTTCCGGTTGGCCGAACCTCGATCGTCGTTTCTCGATTCGGTCCGTCGTGGCATCGAACTCCGGTACCTCGTCGTCGCCGACGGCTACCGAGAGGAGTTCACAGTTCGAGTACCCCGTGTCGCCGTCCTGTTCCTCGGTCAACCGTTCGTCGAGGGTTGGATAGTAGGCGGCGGCGTCCAACGCGAGTTCGAACCATTCGTTCGAAGCGGTTCGACTGCTCGTCGCTGGTGAGATGATTCCCGCGCCTGCGTCGGTCGCACGACCGTCGTCGTGACGGTCGATGAGGAGCGTCTCCACGTCACGTCGTGCGAGATGGTACGCCACGGACGCGCCGACGATGCCACCTCCGACGATGATAGCGTCGTACATGGTCGTATTCGAACGGCGACCGTCTCAGTCGTATCGGTTCCGACAATTCGGACGGGGTTTTCGATGGTTCTTCGTTCGAGGGAACCCCGTCATGGTGTCGATTCCGTCACTCACCTCGCGCTTTCACGTATCGATGAATCCCCGGAACCTCCGTTCCGATCGCTCCCTCGATGAACTCCACGAACGCCCCGTCTTCGGGTTGCAGACATCCCGTGAGGGCGACTGCGACCAATCCCAGAACTCCCGACAGCACGAGGAACACGGGAAGCGTTATGGCGGTCAGTGTCAACCAGTTTGAGGCGAGAATCCCGATCGGAAACAACACGACGGGTAGCACGAGATAGGTTCGCGCGGTGTACGTCGAAAGCGGGTTGATACCGGATTTCCACTGGAGTACGACGTTGAACGCGACGTTGCGAAGAACGTACGCACCGGAGGATGCGACCGCGGCGCCGACGAATCCGTGCCGCGGAATCAAGAATACGTTCAGGGCGAAGTTGAGCGCGAGCGTCAGCACGTCCACCCGGAGGATGGATTTCGTGTATCCAAGCGCGGCGAGCGTCGTCCGGTTTCGCCCGGCGGCCGCGCTCGTGAAGAAGCCGACGGAGAGGATGGCGAGCGCGATACCTCCGCCAACGTACTGCTGGCCGAAGAAGATCGAGAGCACGTCCTCCGGAAACACGGTGAACACCAGAAACGCGGGAAACGTGAACACGTATATCCACTTCGTCGTGATGCGGTAGATGTCGGTTATTTCCTCGTGTTCGCCATCGGCGTCGAGTCGTGAAGTGAGTGGCAGATAGAGATAGCCGAACGAGGAGATGACCATCAGGAGGCTGTTCGCGAGAGGGTAGGCCGCGTTGTAAACGCCGACTTCGGCGGAGGTTCGCATGTCCGCGAGCATGAGGGTGTCCATCCGGGTGAGGAGGATCGATAACACCATCGTGACGATGAGGGGTGCCGAATAGGTGAGTAGTTCCCGACCGTGCGTTCGTATCGGCCCGACGAGTCGGACCAGTCGATTCGAGAGGAAATAGACGACGACGAGCGTACCGAGCGTCGCGACGAAGTACGCGTAGCCGACCGAGAGCAAGTCGAATCCAGTTCCGAGTAAGCCGATCAACAATACGATGCGCAGACACGGATGGAGAAAGTCCTTGGTGTACAGTTTATAGCGCGTATTTTCCATCCCACGAAGTGCGCTGACGCCAACCGTCAGACCGACGCTGGCGGGGATCGTGATGATGAACAGCGGAACCAGTTCGCTGGATGTCTCCGTCTCGAACAAAACGCCGGTTATCCGGTCGATATTCAGCAGCAAAACCGCGGAAACGATGAGGCTCACCGCAAGCGAGACGGTCAACCCGAGTATCCAAACGCCGCGGACATCCCGTTCGTCCTCGAACCGGGAAACGAATCGTGGGATGCCATCGTTCAGGCCGACAAGCGATATCGTGGTTCCCACCGTCATGATGGCGAAGGCGATAGTTACCTCGCCGTAGAGTTCCGGTGAAAACCGCTGGGCGATTACCATTCGTTCGACTAATCGGCCGATGGATGCGACAGCGACGCCGAGGACGATGAGCACTGAACTCGACAAGAGGTCCGAAAGGTGAGTATTATTTTCTGCCATATGATCTGAGGTGGCCAGGCAGGGGTGGCGAAACGGGGTGTTCGTTCCATGACGACGGATGCCACCGTCGTCGATTCGTTCTCGTGTTCACGATAGGGAAATCAAGGAGGCAAGCCGGCTTTGTTATGGCTCGCATACGATGGCGTAACCACGCCCAACGAGTTCGATTTCCTACTATTTCGATGGAACCATCGGTTCGAAGAACTCCGTCGATGGATACATCGATCGTCGGTGCGGTGGTTCACACAATCGTCTTACCGATTTGAGAGAACCGAGTGCGTACCGCAAGAATATTAATATCCGAATTTGCATTGAAGACTGCATGGCACGCGACAGCAGCAAAACGAAACACGATAGACGAATCTGCGGCAGTCTCGTTGACCGTCGCTCGTATCTGAAACTGACGGGTTCGACCGCACTCGCGGTTGCAGGTGTCGGAACCTTCGGTGGCGGCGCGGCCGCGGCGGAGTACGAAACGATCACGATCCCTGCGAACACGCAAAAGCAGTTCCAGGTCGGAAGCGGCGAGACGTTCGAGAACACGCTCATCGACATCAGCGCGACGGGGGCGGACGCTCGAATCGTCGCGAGCGGGTCCGACTGGACGATTCGTAACGTCGGGTTCACGGGAGCAGCGGACATGAGCGGCCCCCACTCGCCGGGCAAAAACCTCGGCGGTTATCCGAATCTCATCGCCGCCTCGGGTACCGGTACCATCGAACACGTGTATCTCGGTGATGGCGTCTCGGGCGACATGGTTCGAAAGGGCGCAATCGGTGTTTCAAGTTCCCACGACGGACACATCAACCTGAACGAAGTGACGATGAACGGCTGGACAGGAAACGCGATTTATGCGGGTGGCGCGGCAAAATCCAGCGGTGGGGGCGGGACCCTCGCTTTCGACCGCTGTCTCCTCAAGAACAACAACATCAGCCACCTTCGTATCGCCACCGACGGTACGACCGTCAAAAATACGGTTATCTACAACACCGAAGACGTACCGCTCCACCCGATTAACGGCGGCGTCGTCAACTCCCGTGGCGTCTACGATGGCTACGGAACGTCGGGCAACGTCATCGAGTTCGAGAACTGTCACATCGACTGCACCGACGCCAACACGAACGGCGGGGCCTCCGCGCTGGCCGCCACGAAGACGACGTTCCGCGTCAAAGATTCGCAGGTCAAAGGCCAACTCATCGGCAACGTCGAGACGACGAACGTCGGCGAGAACCCATCGCACGAACCACCAAAGGGTGCACCCACGACGGCCGAGCAGGCCGCGAGCGGGTCGGGAGCGTCCGGTGGAAATTCCGAGAACGGCGGAAGTTCAGCGAAGACCGGAACCGACAACTCCGGAAACGGCGATAACTCCGGCTCGAAGAGTGGCGACAACGCGGCTGACTCCGGCAGTTCGGGCGACACGGCTTCGAACTCCTCCGATTCCAACGACACCTCGAAAAAGACACCGCCTGCCGACGCCGAGGTGAACGAACAGCGAGTCTCCGCAGCTCCCGGATCCGCCGATAGCTACTGTTTCACCTACGAGGGGCGCCGGTACTGCTTTGACTTCAGCAATCTCTCGACGCTTGTGAAGCAGCTCATTTGAGGTTCCTCGGTCACTGCGGTCCCGATCGATCCGATACGTTCCGTCTTTTGGCCCGCTCAGATCGCGCGTACTCACCGGTAGGTCGAGCGTACGCCCTCGAAACTGCAACTCCACTGGTTCATAACAAAATGAAACCGACCCTTCGAGTTCGAGAACGGGCGACGATCAGCCAGTTGCACCGACCGACCATGAAATCTCACCAGGCGAGCGACGAACGCACGAAGGCGGCCAGTTTGGGGACCGGAAACGCCGAACAATTGACCATCGGGACGTATTTCAGCAACGCCGGGACACGGGATGCGGGTGGCGTCGTGATGTACGTACAGGAACTGGTGGATGCACTGGCGACCCACCAGCCGGCGTATCTGTACACCGATGCCGGGGAGTTGACGCCGAAAATGCGCAGAACGGAGGCGCACATCGTTCAGTTGGAGGCCGAACACGGCGTGTTGGGGGAGCTCATTGCAAGACTTCCGAACACGGGTTCCGCCGTGTCGTCCGTACTGGACGAAAATCTCTCCCCCCTCCTTCGAGGGGTTCGGGATGGGACGATTCACCACATAAACGAAACCGTCGATATCCTCGTGACACACGATTTTCTGGACGACCTCGTTCTCTCCAATCTCCTCGATATTCCCGTCGTTCGCGTCTTTCATGGCTTCGAACGAGCAGGCGTCGGAATGCGGGTGCGTGAGCGACTTTCGACGGGCTACTCGGTGGTGAACTCCGAGCAGACGAAACGGGAGTTCGTCGACCACCTGGAGTACGAACCCGACGGCATCGTGTACCCCGGTGTCGATATCGACCGGTTTCGCCCCGACGTGACCCCGGCGTTCGACCGCGACGAGTGGACGATCCTGTACGTCGGTCGGTTCGTCGAGTCGAAGGGGCTCTTCGACCTCGTGGATGCGGTTGCCGAACTACCGGACGACGTTCACCTCCACCTCGTCGGCCGGGGAGATATCGACACCCTGAAACGGCGAATCGAAGCCCGCGGGATCGAATCGAGGACCATCATCGAGGGAACGGTGCCACACGACGAACTGCCGGGATACTATGCTTCTGCGGACGTATTCTGCCTTCCCTCGTGGTACGAGAGCTTCGGAATGGTAAACGTGGAAGCGATGGCCTGCGGTACTCCGGTCGTGACGACGGCGTTGGACGGCGTTACGGAGTACGCCGTCGATTGCGAGACGGCGATGCTCGTGCCGCCGAGCGCGCCGGGCGAACTCGCAGACGCGGTCGCATCCCTTCGCTCGTCACCTGGGCTGAGGGAACGACTCGAAAGGAACGGCCGGGAGACGGCGAAGCAGTACTCGTGGGAAAGGGCCTCGGAACGGCTCGTGGAGACGTGTCGCGAAATCGTCGCGGACGCCGATTCCTCACTTCAGCGATGAACGCGGCACCGCCCGTGTCGCAGTCGCCTTGAACGAAACGACGACTTCCGTGCCGGGTTCCAACCCCAGCCGTTCGACGCTCGTCGTCGTAACCAGTGCGAGAAAAGGCGATGAATCATCGGTACCGACCGTGACGCGAGCGATTCGCTCGCCACGCTCTATGTCCCGAACCGTGCCCTCGAACTGGTTTCGCGCACTTGTCTCATCGCCCCGTGGGGCCGATTTCGGACTGTACAGCGTTATCACGTCCGAGCGAACGAACACCTCCACGTTTTCGATGCCCGGAGGAACCAGCGCCCGGACGATTCCTGTGTCGGTTTCCACGAGTCCGAACTCGCCATCTCGTTCGAGGACGGTTCCATCGAGTACCGTTTCGTCCACCTCGGTCAGGCCGGACGACTCTGCGGTGAGTCGGCGAAACTGCTGAAGGAGTTCCCACGCACACTCGGTCACGGTGCTCCCGCCGCCGCTCGACCCGCCACGTTCCCGACATACCAGCTCCCCGAATTCGGCTTCCAGTTCCACGATCCTCCGCTGTGCGTGTGCGTATGATCGCCCGAGGGAGCTCGCGGCCGCGTTCAGTGACCCCTCTTCGTCGATCGCGTGGAGCAGTTGTGCGTCCCTCGCGTCGAAGGCGACCCCGCCGGCGACGAGTTGTGCATCGAACGTGGGCCGGGGTGTGTCGTCCGTCATCGTCGTCTTCCCGTTTCGCCCCTCAGTACATCAGTTCTCCGGCGACGAACTTCCGCGTTCGATCGTCGTCGGGCGTTTC of the Haladaptatus caseinilyticus genome contains:
- a CDS encoding glycosyltransferase family 4 protein gives rise to the protein MKSHQASDERTKAASLGTGNAEQLTIGTYFSNAGTRDAGGVVMYVQELVDALATHQPAYLYTDAGELTPKMRRTEAHIVQLEAEHGVLGELIARLPNTGSAVSSVLDENLSPLLRGVRDGTIHHINETVDILVTHDFLDDLVLSNLLDIPVVRVFHGFERAGVGMRVRERLSTGYSVVNSEQTKREFVDHLEYEPDGIVYPGVDIDRFRPDVTPAFDRDEWTILYVGRFVESKGLFDLVDAVAELPDDVHLHLVGRGDIDTLKRRIEARGIESRTIIEGTVPHDELPGYYASADVFCLPSWYESFGMVNVEAMACGTPVVTTALDGVTEYAVDCETAMLVPPSAPGELADAVASLRSSPGLRERLERNGRETAKQYSWERASERLVETCREIVADADSSLQR
- a CDS encoding DUF7344 domain-containing protein; protein product: MGEDEPDDLYDILLDESIDDPIYRALANQRRRYVLYVLKERERITMDELADVLTGWIHAREYRMASSVDREQLATELREADIPALEDAGLARYDDRKAVLTLAELPPPVARLLDWAQRNDYENSPDPNTSW
- a CDS encoding TOBE domain-containing protein — translated: MTDDTPRPTFDAQLVAGGVAFDARDAQLLHAIDEEGSLNAAASSLGRSYAHAQRRIVELEAEFGELVCRERGGSSGGGSTVTECAWELLQQFRRLTAESSGLTEVDETVLDGTVLERDGEFGLVETDTGIVRALVPPGIENVEVFVRSDVITLYSPKSAPRGDETSARNQFEGTVRDIERGERIARVTVGTDDSSPFLALVTTTSVERLGLEPGTEVVVSFKATATRAVPRSSLK
- a CDS encoding flippase, whose translation is MAENNTHLSDLLSSSVLIVLGVAVASIGRLVERMVIAQRFSPELYGEVTIAFAIMTVGTTISLVGLNDGIPRFVSRFEDERDVRGVWILGLTVSLAVSLIVSAVLLLNIDRITGVLFETETSSELVPLFIITIPASVGLTVGVSALRGMENTRYKLYTKDFLHPCLRIVLLIGLLGTGFDLLSVGYAYFVATLGTLVVVYFLSNRLVRLVGPIRTHGRELLTYSAPLIVTMVLSILLTRMDTLMLADMRTSAEVGVYNAAYPLANSLLMVISSFGYLYLPLTSRLDADGEHEEITDIYRITTKWIYVFTFPAFLVFTVFPEDVLSIFFGQQYVGGGIALAILSVGFFTSAAAGRNRTTLAALGYTKSILRVDVLTLALNFALNVFLIPRHGFVGAAVASSGAYVLRNVAFNVVLQWKSGINPLSTYTARTYLVLPVVLFPIGILASNWLTLTAITLPVFLVLSGVLGLVAVALTGCLQPEDGAFVEFIEGAIGTEVPGIHRYVKARGE
- the solA gene encoding N-methyl-L-tryptophan oxidase, giving the protein MTHYDTIVVGVGGMGSATASHLANRGQDVLGLERYDVPHAQGSSHGVTRIIRKAYYEHPDYVPLLERAYDLWRELDDGHPTQLLHTTGCIVAGPEGSEKVAGARESCEKHDIDYELLSAAEINDRYSGYDLPEDFVAVVEPEGGFLHVEQCVVAHVQSALGNNAEIRAREAVLDWEPTPDDGVRVETDKASYTTDTMVVTAGAWAANLLPTLEPRAVPERQVLGWFQPESPERYQSHSFPVFTVECEEGYFYGFPEYGVPGYKVGKYNHFREQVNPDEMAEPDQADERVLRDFTERYFPDAAGTTMRLETCLFTNSPDGHFIIDTLPDHPQVVVGAGFSGHGFKLSSVVGEILAELAIEGESRHDIDLFSVNRF
- a CDS encoding NAD(P)/FAD-dependent oxidoreductase; the protein is MYDAIIVGGGIVGASVAYHLARRDVETLLIDRHDDGRATDAGAGIISPATSSRTASNEWFELALDAAAYYPTLDERLTEEQDGDTGYSNCELLSVAVGDDEVPEFDATTDRIEKRRSRFGQPEPGTTTELTSDEARSKFPALAPTQRCRAYSDAARVDAQMFTAALLRAGKHHGLTTVEQDVTDIVHENGVVTGVNTADGDSYDAETVVVAGGAWSQAFETSLGVSIPVEPQRGQIIHLDCHDADTASWPILGAFRGHYMVPWPDNRVGVGATRETDSGFQPRTTVEGVHEVLDEVLRVAPGLRDAAVDEIRVGLRPRSADQLPVLGPIPTVEGVHLATGHGATGLQLGPYSGKLVADGISGESVDIEQFSVTRFE